In Cicer arietinum cultivar CDC Frontier isolate Library 1 chromosome 7, Cicar.CDCFrontier_v2.0, whole genome shotgun sequence, a single window of DNA contains:
- the LOC101500145 gene encoding zinc finger CCCH domain-containing protein 34, translated as MERYGRTNEGSQSDPTPEWNVGGGDTTLEGYGLVGGESYPQRPDEADCIYYLRTGFCGYGSRCRFNHPRDRGAVIGAARIAGEYPERVGQPVCQYYMRTGSCKFGASCKYHHPRQAAGTTTPVSLNYYGYPLRCSYYVKTGQCKFGATCKFHHPQPAGVQMLPPSPVPQVSPLPMPVPSPIYQTVQPPSGPSSQQYGVLVARPPLLPGSLFQGPYGPMVVSPTMVPFPGWSPYQAPGGSPVLPSSTPLSVGSTQLYGITQLPSPATAYTGPYQSSGSSTGPSGSIQKDHSLPERPDQPECHHYMKTGECKFGSSCRYHHPPDTGAPKGNVNLSPIGLPLRPGAQPCTHYAQRGICKFGPACKFDHPMGSLSYSPSASSLADMPVAPYPVGSSIATLAPSSSSSELRPELASGSSMESASSRMSSSTSTSTASVGLTLSTVGPVSQSSIQPSAPSSSSLAAPSATTSSTVSHTSS; from the exons ATGGAACGGTACGGCCGGACTAACGAAGGGTCGCAGTCTGATCCGACGCCGGAATGGAACGTCGGTGGAGGAGATACAACTCTTGAAG GGTATGGATTAGTTGGTGGTGAATCGTATCCTCAAAGACCTGATGAAGCTGATTGTATCTATTATTTGAGGACAGGTTTTTGCGGTTATGGTTCTCGGTGTCGGTTTAACCATCCACGTGACCGTGGCGCG GTTATTGGAGCTGCTAGGATTGCAGGGGAGTATCCTGAACGAGTTGGACAGCCAGTGTGCCAG TATTATATGAGAACGGGATCATGCAAATTTGGTGCATCATGCAAGTATCACCATCCTAGACAGGCAGCAGGCACTACTACCCCTGTCTCGCTAAATTATTATGGATATCCATTGCGA TGTTCCTATTATGTGAAAACGGGACAATGCAAGTTTGGTGCAACTTGTAAATTCCATCATCCACAGCCTGCGGGTGTCCAAATGCTACCACCGTCACCAGTTCCCCAAGTTTCACCTCTCCCTATGCCAGTACCTTCACCAATTTATCAAACTGTACAGCCTCCGTCCGGTCCTTCATCACAACAATACGGTGTACTGGTTGCGAGGCCACCTTTGCTACCTGGCTCATTATTCCAGGGCCCCTATGGACCTATGGTAGTGTCCCCCACCATGGTCCCCTTTCCAGGCTGGAGTCCTTATCAG GCTCCAGGGGGAAGTCCTGTACTTCCTTCGAGTACTCCATTGAGTGTTGGTTCAACTCAGCTTTATGGGATAACCCAGCTACCTTCACCAGCAACTGCTTATACTGGACCTTATCAATCTTCTGGTTCCTCAACTGGTCCTTCCGGCAGTATTCAAAAGGATCACTCATTACCCGAAAGGCCCGATCAGCCAGAATGTCATCATTACATGAAAACAGGGGAGTGTAAATTTGGTTCTTCATGTAGATACCATCATCCACCGGACACGGGTGCACCAAAAGGGAATGTGAACCTTAGTCCTATCGGTCTTCCTTTGCGCCCG GGGGCACAACCCTGCACTCATTATGCGCAGCGTGGAATTTGTAAGTTTGGTCCGGCATGCAAATTTGATCATCCTATGGGATCCCTGAGTTATAGTCCATCTGCTTCTTCACTGGCCGATATGCCAGTTGCACCATATCCTGTGGGTTCCTCCATCGCTACTCTTGCCCCATCATCCTCATCATCCGAGTTGCGGCCTGAACTTGCCTCAGGATCCAGCATGGAGTCTGCTTCATCCAGAATGTCATCATCAACGAGCACATCGACTGCGTCAGTTGGCCTGACTTTGTCGACTGTTGGACCTGTTTCTCAATCAAGTATCCAGCCATCTGCTCCAAGTTCCAGTTCTTTAGCAGCTCCCAGTGCCACCACAAGTAGCACTGTCTCTCACACCTCAAGCTAA
- the LOC101500468 gene encoding uncharacterized protein — translation MSTSKSSEDSSFKGKNETNQTQMCLTLLQRNTSPPCSGEKRGRRKQTEPGRFLGVRRRPWGRYAAEIRDPTTKERHWLGTFDTAQEAALAYDRAAISMKGNQARTNFIYSDHSTINFHTLVSSPINHVQLQVQPLLQPSQILNNTITTQTKQQINQNSFSHHLNNENLSTLNNDMIVSVDNEKTTNKSSAHSHDDNFFFSSDSSNSGYLECIVPDNCFNPASSNRSNSRNSNVSVSSDQKFTSKVESNQVSMEGQSHFGITSFSEEMPSRVSNFSNYYPSDEIIGQEFWDWNSSELSAIFNNNSLSVEDECCMDTTFYPNYPMMIEALSPSYGIMNEQAASSTNCSPSLDLGYNLF, via the coding sequence ATGTCAACTTCTAAAAGCTCAGAAGATTCATCATTCAAAggaaaaaatgaaacaaaccAAACACAAATGTGTCTAACACTACTTCAAAGGAACACATCACCACCTTGTAGTGGTGAAAAAAGAGGAAGAAGGAAACAAACAGAACCAGGTAGGTTTCTTGGTGTAAGAAGAAGACCTTGGGGTAGATATGCTGCTGAAATTAGAGACCCTACAACTAAAGAAAGACATTGGCTTGGTACTTTTGATACTGCTCAAGAAGCTGCTCTTGCTTATGACAGAGCTGCTATTTCCATGAAAGGAAATCAAGCTAGAACTAATTTCATTTACTCTGATCATAGTACTATCAATTTTCATACACTTGTTTCTTCTCCTATCAATCATGTTCAACTTCAAGTTCAGCCTCTCTTGCAACCCTCACAAATTCTTAATAACACTATTACTActcaaacaaaacaacaaatcaaTCAAAATAGCTTTTCTCATCACCTTAACAATGAAAACCTCTCTACATTGAACAATGACATGATTGTGAGTGTTGATAAtgaaaaaacaacaaataaatcatCAGCTCATTCTCATGATGATAATTTCTTCTTTTCAAGTGATTCTTCTAACTCTGGCTATCTTGAATGCATAGTTCCTGATAACTGTTTTAATCCTGCTTCTTCTAACCGTTCAAACTCAAGAAACAGCAATGTAAGTGTTTCAAGTGATCAAAAATTTACATCTAAGGTTGAAAGTAACCAAGTTTCAATGGAGGGTCAATCACATTTTGGCATTACTTCTTTTTCTGAAGAAATGCCATCAAGGGTCTCTAACTTTTCTAATTATTATCCGAGTGATGAAATTATCGGTCAAGAATTTTGGGATTGGAACTCAAGTGAACTTTCAGCTATATTTAACAACAACTCATTAAGTGTTGAAGATGAATGCTGCATGGATACAACATTTTATCCTAATTATCCTATGATGATTGAAGCTCTAAGTCCAAGCTATGGAATAATGAATGAACAAGCTGCTTCTTCAACTAATTGTTCTCCATCACTTGATTTGGGATACAATCTCTTTTGA